A single genomic interval of Alteromonas sp. BL110 harbors:
- the pspA gene encoding phage shock protein PspA, with the protein MGMFSRINDIVQANINAMLDKAEDPEKIIRLIIQEMEETLVEVRTDAARFIAQQKTLARHMEAANKQVDSWQHKAQIAMNNDKESLAKAALIEKQKYVSKLDSLKEQEAQLAESIEKIQGDTARLNSKLAEAKAKQKTLVQRKNSAQTRLKVKQADHEGKIDDAMMRFESYEQRIDHLEAQVDAYDLTKSSEATSLQAEFDAMEADEAIEKELAELKKKKVA; encoded by the coding sequence ATGGGTATGTTTTCACGCATTAACGATATTGTTCAAGCAAACATCAACGCGATGTTAGATAAAGCTGAAGATCCAGAAAAAATCATTCGTTTGATTATTCAAGAAATGGAAGAAACCCTGGTTGAAGTTCGCACCGACGCGGCGCGCTTTATTGCTCAGCAAAAAACGCTAGCGCGTCATATGGAAGCAGCAAACAAACAAGTTGATAGTTGGCAGCATAAAGCACAGATCGCAATGAACAACGACAAAGAGTCTTTGGCAAAAGCGGCGCTGATAGAGAAGCAGAAGTATGTTTCGAAACTTGACTCTCTTAAAGAGCAAGAAGCGCAACTGGCAGAAAGCATCGAGAAAATACAAGGCGATACTGCAAGGCTGAACAGTAAATTGGCAGAAGCCAAAGCTAAGCAAAAAACTTTAGTTCAACGCAAAAATTCAGCGCAAACACGCTTGAAGGTGAAGCAAGCTGACCACGAAGGAAAAATTGACGATGCAATGATGCGTTTTGAAAGTTACGAACAGCGCATAGATCATCTTGAAGCGCAAGTGGATGCATATGACTTAACGAAGTCGAGTGAAGCGACATCACTACAAGCTGAGTTCGATGCAATGGAAGCAGACGAAGCAATTGAAAAGGAACTGGCAGAGCTTAAGAAGAAAAAGGTCGCGTAG
- a CDS encoding PspC domain-containing protein, with translation MKVPSQKRIYRDLDSGIISGVCAGVARYFDIDAVWVRAAAVAGLFIATPITLVAYVAAVILLPRLV, from the coding sequence ATGAAAGTACCATCACAGAAGCGAATTTATAGAGACCTTGATTCTGGCATTATTTCAGGTGTGTGTGCAGGTGTTGCACGTTATTTTGATATCGATGCAGTATGGGTGAGAGCGGCAGCGGTAGCGGGTTTATTTATCGCAACCCCTATCACGCTAGTGGCTTACGTGGCCGCCGTTATCCTACTACCGAGATTAGTGTAA
- a CDS encoding DUF2333 family protein has product MRQSINSKRIAIVAVVIFLLFWLIGWYWSLSPDTFDIRKRLEQNSPVENPTNIAGYTLTTTMIDVSETLLDKPGGYLSNDVIPPGVFLDNMPAWEFGALEMVRDLALSMRKDFSRSQSQSIENPYLTKAHPKFNMDHKSWALPSSESSYAEGIELLKKYRDELANTRNSDSQFYTRADNLREWLKQVEKRLGSYSQRLSASVGSARINTDLAGDANAKQSTPNSNQRVVQTSWWKLDDNFYEARGATWALLHFLKAVEIEFNDVLEDKNALVSLQQIIRELEATQQSVYSPMILNGSGFGMLANHSLVMANYISRANAALIEISELLNQG; this is encoded by the coding sequence ATGAGACAATCTATTAACTCAAAACGAATAGCGATTGTCGCTGTGGTGATCTTTTTACTTTTCTGGTTAATCGGTTGGTATTGGAGTTTATCCCCAGATACCTTTGATATTAGAAAGCGCTTGGAACAAAACTCACCCGTTGAGAACCCTACCAATATAGCGGGTTACACATTAACTACCACCATGATTGATGTGTCAGAAACTTTGCTAGATAAGCCTGGTGGCTATCTTTCAAATGATGTCATCCCACCCGGTGTCTTTTTAGATAATATGCCAGCTTGGGAGTTTGGAGCATTAGAGATGGTGCGAGATCTTGCGCTTTCTATGCGCAAGGATTTCAGCCGTTCTCAATCCCAGTCAATTGAAAATCCATACCTGACAAAAGCCCACCCTAAATTCAATATGGACCATAAAAGCTGGGCATTACCTTCGTCTGAATCTAGCTATGCTGAAGGTATCGAACTTCTTAAAAAGTATCGAGACGAGCTGGCGAACACGCGCAATTCGGATAGTCAGTTCTATACTCGTGCAGATAACTTGCGAGAATGGTTGAAACAGGTTGAAAAACGGTTGGGTAGCTATTCACAAAGATTAAGCGCCAGCGTAGGATCTGCTAGAATTAACACAGATTTAGCTGGTGATGCTAACGCAAAACAATCTACGCCTAACAGTAACCAGCGTGTTGTTCAGACAAGCTGGTGGAAGTTGGATGATAATTTTTATGAAGCGCGTGGCGCTACATGGGCTCTTCTACACTTTCTTAAAGCTGTAGAAATAGAGTTCAATGATGTGCTTGAAGATAAGAATGCATTAGTTAGTCTTCAGCAAATCATTCGCGAACTGGAAGCAACACAACAGTCTGTTTACAGTCCGATGATTTTAAATGGCAGCGGCTTTGGTATGTTAGCTAATCACTCTTTAGTTATGGCTAACTATATTTCTCGTGCAAACGCTGCTTTAATTGAAATATCAGAACTTCTTAATCAAGGATAA
- a CDS encoding TIGR04219 family outer membrane beta-barrel protein, producing MKKGLIAAALGCALFSVSSQADTIAGVYVGAQVWQTDTQGGFADSNNTADFNFDDETNTALYIAFEHPVPFLPNVKVNHTTLDNSGTTTLDTSFTFDDQLFTESTVVNTDIELDATDFILYYELFDNDLVSFDLGVNAKYIDGALFVVDTASDTSGSAEFSGIVPMAYSKVQLGLPFTGLSAYFEGSYLSFDDHELSDYQAAVQYSFIESLAVDMTLQVGYRNVTVDIEDLDDVYADMEFDGVFAGLELHF from the coding sequence ATGAAAAAAGGTCTTATAGCTGCCGCATTGGGATGCGCATTATTTTCAGTTTCATCTCAAGCAGACACCATCGCAGGCGTTTACGTTGGAGCTCAAGTTTGGCAAACCGATACGCAAGGCGGTTTTGCAGATAGCAACAACACTGCTGATTTCAACTTTGACGATGAAACTAATACGGCGCTATATATTGCCTTTGAACATCCAGTGCCATTCTTACCGAATGTTAAGGTGAATCACACCACGTTAGATAATTCGGGCACTACCACGCTTGATACGAGCTTTACTTTTGATGACCAGTTGTTTACTGAAAGTACTGTGGTCAATACCGATATCGAGCTTGATGCAACTGATTTCATTTTGTACTACGAATTATTTGATAACGACTTGGTTAGCTTTGACCTTGGTGTAAATGCTAAGTACATAGACGGCGCATTGTTTGTTGTCGATACTGCAAGTGACACCAGTGGCTCAGCTGAATTTTCTGGCATTGTACCCATGGCTTATTCTAAAGTTCAGCTAGGGCTGCCGTTCACTGGGCTATCTGCATATTTTGAAGGTAGTTATTTATCGTTTGACGATCACGAGCTAAGTGATTATCAAGCTGCGGTTCAATATTCGTTTATTGAAAGTTTAGCAGTCGATATGACCCTTCAAGTTGGTTACAGAAACGTAACCGTTGATATTGAAGACCTTGATGATGTTTACGCTGACATGGAATTTGACGGTGTATTCGCAGGTTTAGAGCTCCATTTCTAA
- a CDS encoding assimilatory sulfite reductase (NADPH) flavoprotein subunit: MSQDSNSNSAPGAVLNEQQWNAITQAIAGLNRDQLTWVSGYAAGMAAAQGGSVAPVLQNGPAVAGDVPTLTILYGSQTGNAKGVAAQCQAKAEEAGFNSKLVSMADYKPRNLKAETHVAVFVSTHGEGDAPDDAIELHEFLAGKKAPKLASTKYAVLGLGDSSYEFFCQTGKDFDERLGKLGGKTIVERLDCDVDYEAEAEAWLNKLIESLKDDFNAAPQAAVAAQTGAAVQGVAAQTYTKKAPFKATLIDAQKITGRDSVKDIRHIEISLEDSGITYKPGDALGVWFKNAASLVSELISVLSLDGNAEVSVADATMSLTDALTSKLELTLSYPNFIKSYQAATGSESLAALMEDKAQLRTYMAERQIIDIVRDHPGKLSEQQLVDALRPLTPRLYSIASAQAEVEDEVHLTVAHVDYEAFGHRHQGGASGFLCEYLEENGEVEVFVENNDNFRLPEDPNTPVIMVGPGTGIAPFRSFMQERDALGAEGKNWLFFGNPNFTQDFLYQVEWQGYVKDGLLDKITLAFSRDQEEKVYVQHRLLENGKEVYEWLEQGAHFYVCGDAMHMAKDVENALISIVQEHGGKSEADAKAYIVELRKAKRYQKDVY; encoded by the coding sequence ATGTCACAAGATTCTAATTCGAACTCAGCGCCAGGCGCGGTATTAAACGAACAGCAGTGGAATGCGATTACGCAAGCTATTGCAGGCTTAAATCGTGATCAACTTACTTGGGTAAGTGGCTATGCTGCGGGCATGGCGGCTGCGCAAGGCGGTTCGGTTGCCCCTGTGTTACAAAACGGGCCTGCAGTAGCGGGGGATGTGCCAACGCTAACTATTTTGTATGGCTCACAAACGGGTAATGCGAAAGGTGTGGCTGCGCAGTGTCAGGCTAAAGCAGAGGAAGCCGGCTTTAACAGCAAGCTTGTTAGCATGGCTGATTATAAGCCTCGCAACTTAAAGGCTGAAACTCACGTGGCGGTATTTGTAAGTACCCATGGTGAAGGCGATGCGCCAGATGATGCGATTGAATTGCACGAATTTTTAGCGGGTAAAAAAGCCCCTAAACTTGCAAGTACCAAATACGCGGTGTTGGGTTTAGGCGATAGCAGTTACGAGTTTTTCTGCCAAACAGGCAAAGACTTTGACGAGCGTTTGGGCAAGCTTGGCGGTAAGACTATCGTTGAGCGTCTGGATTGTGATGTTGATTATGAAGCTGAAGCCGAAGCATGGCTTAACAAGCTTATTGAATCATTAAAAGATGATTTTAATGCGGCACCGCAAGCTGCGGTAGCGGCACAAACGGGTGCAGCGGTTCAAGGTGTAGCAGCACAGACATACACCAAAAAGGCACCGTTCAAAGCAACCTTAATTGACGCGCAGAAGATTACGGGTCGCGATTCAGTTAAGGATATTCGTCATATTGAAATAAGCCTTGAAGACAGCGGAATTACCTACAAGCCAGGTGATGCGCTAGGTGTTTGGTTCAAAAACGCAGCGTCTTTGGTATCAGAACTTATTAGCGTGTTGTCGCTAGATGGCAACGCCGAAGTATCTGTGGCTGACGCGACCATGTCACTCACCGACGCATTAACTTCAAAGCTTGAATTAACCTTAAGCTACCCTAATTTCATTAAGTCATACCAAGCGGCAACAGGCTCTGAGTCATTGGCGGCCTTGATGGAAGATAAAGCGCAGCTTCGTACTTATATGGCTGAACGCCAAATCATTGATATCGTGCGCGACCATCCAGGTAAGCTGTCTGAACAGCAACTTGTAGATGCTTTGCGCCCGCTAACGCCTCGCTTGTACTCTATTGCTTCAGCTCAAGCTGAGGTAGAAGACGAAGTGCACTTGACGGTAGCTCACGTTGACTATGAAGCGTTTGGTCACCGTCATCAAGGTGGTGCGTCTGGCTTCTTGTGTGAGTACTTGGAAGAAAATGGTGAAGTAGAAGTTTTCGTAGAAAATAATGATAACTTCCGTTTGCCGGAAGATCCGAATACACCCGTTATTATGGTTGGCCCAGGCACGGGTATTGCGCCTTTTAGATCCTTTATGCAAGAGCGTGACGCTCTAGGCGCTGAAGGCAAAAACTGGTTGTTCTTCGGTAACCCTAATTTCACGCAAGATTTCTTGTATCAAGTAGAGTGGCAAGGTTACGTTAAAGATGGTCTGCTAGATAAAATTACGCTTGCATTCTCTCGTGACCAAGAAGAAAAAGTATATGTTCAGCACCGTTTGTTAGAAAACGGTAAAGAAGTGTACGAATGGCTAGAGCAGGGCGCACACTTTTATGTGTGTGGTGATGCAATGCACATGGCGAAAGATGTAGAAAACGCCTTAATCAGTATTGTGCAAGAGCACGGCGGAAAATCTGAAGCCGATGCAAAAGCCTATATTGTAGAGTTAAGAAAAGCGAAACGTTATCAGAAGGATGTCTATTAA
- the cysI gene encoding assimilatory sulfite reductase (NADPH) hemoprotein subunit, which yields MSNEKSPFIVEGKLADNERLKRESNNLRGTITTDLKDDLTGGFTADNFQLIRFHGMYQQDDRDIRAERAKQKLEPLHNVMLRARLPGGVITPDQWLAIDKFAADHTMYGSIRLTTRQTFQFHGVLKPKIKSMHQMLNKAGIDSIATAGDVNRNVLCTSNPVESELHLQAFEWAKKISEHLLPKTRAYAEIWLDGEKVETTEKPVEPILGDNYLPRKFKTTVVIPPQNDVDVHANDLNFVAIAENGQLVGFNVLVGGGLAMTHGDKSTYPRKASDFGFIPLENTLDVAAAVVTTQRDWGNRVNRKNAKTKYTLERVGVDNFKAEVEKRAGVTFQDSRPYEFTDRGDRFGWVEGIDGKYHLTVFIENGRILDYPGKTLKTGCAEIAKIHKGDFRLTANQNLIIAGVPPQDKDKVEALAREHGLIAPSVSNQRLDSMACVALPTCPLAMAEAERYLPDAVTELEGLLAKHGLEEDSVIFRVTGCPNGCGRAMLSEVGLVGKGPGKYNLHLGGNREGTRIPRMYRENISEQEIMAELDTLLGQWAKERESGEAFGDYVVRAGVVKPVVDSARDFYDE from the coding sequence ATGAGTAACGAAAAATCACCATTTATCGTTGAGGGCAAACTGGCTGACAACGAGCGCTTAAAGCGTGAAAGTAATAATTTGCGCGGTACCATTACTACAGATCTTAAAGATGATCTTACCGGTGGTTTCACCGCTGATAACTTCCAGCTTATTCGCTTCCACGGTATGTACCAGCAAGACGACCGTGACATTCGAGCAGAACGTGCAAAGCAAAAACTTGAGCCGCTTCACAATGTGATGCTGCGCGCGCGTTTACCAGGCGGCGTAATCACGCCTGACCAATGGCTAGCTATCGATAAGTTTGCAGCTGACCACACCATGTATGGCAGCATTCGACTGACTACCCGTCAAACGTTCCAGTTCCACGGTGTGTTAAAGCCTAAAATTAAGTCTATGCACCAAATGCTGAATAAAGCTGGCATCGACTCTATTGCAACGGCGGGTGATGTAAACCGAAACGTGCTATGTACCTCTAACCCAGTTGAATCTGAGCTTCACCTTCAGGCTTTTGAATGGGCTAAGAAGATAAGTGAACACTTACTTCCTAAAACTCGTGCATATGCCGAAATTTGGTTGGACGGTGAAAAGGTTGAGACTACTGAAAAGCCTGTTGAGCCTATTTTAGGTGATAATTATCTGCCGCGTAAGTTTAAAACTACCGTGGTTATTCCTCCGCAAAACGATGTTGATGTTCACGCGAACGACCTCAACTTTGTTGCGATTGCAGAAAATGGGCAACTAGTTGGCTTTAACGTACTTGTTGGTGGTGGTCTTGCAATGACTCACGGCGACAAGAGCACGTACCCGCGTAAAGCATCTGACTTTGGTTTTATACCGCTGGAGAACACGCTAGACGTCGCCGCTGCGGTTGTTACTACGCAGCGTGATTGGGGTAATCGTGTTAATCGTAAGAACGCGAAGACTAAATACACCCTAGAGCGTGTTGGGGTAGACAACTTCAAGGCTGAAGTTGAAAAACGCGCAGGCGTGACTTTCCAAGATAGCCGCCCCTACGAATTTACCGACCGTGGTGACCGTTTTGGCTGGGTTGAAGGTATTGACGGCAAATATCACCTGACTGTGTTCATCGAAAATGGACGTATTTTGGATTACCCAGGTAAAACGCTTAAAACAGGTTGCGCAGAAATTGCCAAAATACACAAAGGCGATTTCCGTTTAACTGCAAACCAGAACTTGATCATTGCTGGTGTTCCACCCCAGGACAAAGACAAAGTAGAAGCCTTAGCTCGTGAGCATGGCCTTATTGCGCCAAGTGTTTCTAATCAGCGCCTAGATTCGATGGCCTGTGTTGCACTGCCAACTTGCCCTCTGGCGATGGCAGAAGCTGAGCGTTACCTGCCAGATGCTGTTACTGAGCTAGAAGGCTTACTTGCCAAACATGGTTTAGAAGAAGACAGTGTTATCTTTCGCGTAACTGGCTGCCCGAATGGCTGTGGTCGCGCAATGTTGTCAGAGGTCGGTTTGGTAGGTAAAGGCCCGGGCAAGTATAACTTGCACCTAGGGGGCAACCGAGAAGGTACACGTATTCCACGTATGTACCGAGAAAATATTAGCGAACAAGAAATCATGGCAGAATTAGATACGCTACTTGGTCAATGGGCTAAAGAGCGTGAAAGTGGCGAGGCCTTTGGTGATTATGTTGTTCGCGCTGGTGTTGTAAAACCAGTAGTAGACTCCGCACGGGATTTCTATGACGAATAA
- a CDS encoding phosphoadenylyl-sulfate reductase yields MTNNTAEKQQPLTLDISKEDLADINDMLEKMTAQERVAWALDNLPDTHIVSSSFGAQSAVMLHMLTQAQPDIPVVLTDTGYLFPETYKFIDELVEKLNLNLHVYSAKMSSAWQEARFGRLWEQGIEGIEKYNKMNKVEPMQRALGELEAGTWFAGLRRSQSDTRGKLPVLQKVGQQFKLYPIIDWSNKDLHYYLKDNDLSYHPLWEQGYVSIGDWHTTQSLQEGMSEQDTRFFGLKRECGLHEFGDGI; encoded by the coding sequence ATGACGAATAATACAGCAGAAAAGCAGCAACCACTTACGCTTGATATCAGCAAGGAAGACCTTGCTGATATCAACGATATGTTGGAAAAAATGACAGCGCAAGAGCGAGTTGCTTGGGCGCTGGATAACTTGCCCGATACTCATATAGTGTCTTCGAGTTTCGGAGCGCAGTCGGCAGTTATGCTGCACATGCTTACACAAGCACAACCGGATATCCCAGTTGTGCTTACTGATACCGGGTATTTGTTTCCAGAAACGTACAAATTTATCGATGAGCTAGTTGAGAAGCTTAATTTAAACTTGCATGTTTACAGCGCCAAAATGTCTTCCGCGTGGCAGGAGGCGCGATTTGGTCGGCTTTGGGAACAAGGCATCGAAGGCATTGAAAAGTACAACAAGATGAACAAAGTTGAGCCAATGCAGCGTGCATTGGGAGAACTAGAAGCTGGCACATGGTTCGCCGGATTGCGCAGAAGCCAATCTGATACCCGTGGCAAACTACCGGTATTACAAAAAGTAGGACAGCAGTTCAAGCTATACCCAATCATCGATTGGAGCAATAAAGACCTACATTATTACCTTAAAGACAATGACTTGTCTTATCACCCGCTTTGGGAACAAGGTTACGTTTCAATTGGGGATTGGCATACAACGCAATCGCTGCAAGAAGGTATGAGTGAGCAAGATACCCGCTTCTTTGGATTAAAGCGCGAATGCGGATTACACGAGTTTGGTGATGGTATTTAA
- a CDS encoding TIGR03899 family protein, whose product MKITPQHLPPEIKKVQNAEVGSAKAHNDQPAAEKMASAIKSDASRQRMLTWFARVGISPSMMSPDPKKQKHALERRKQILETQKASNLQSVLNIALNVSINEQTSDNLDADWFFAFSTMAEEIYSQPMQELWGKIFAVEVARPGSFSLRTLQLLKTLTHRDAKVFNKAVNVASRKSNDTVPRILVGYHKRKGLLSFLRKPIPEQLNLASVGLSYPDLLSLQEMKLIYASEIESGEYVEGQQVTWRCVNENITLTCKTSGVALVYYKFTSVGSELYKLVTKSSNDTYLQELKKVLGEVFNIS is encoded by the coding sequence ATGAAGATTACACCTCAGCACTTGCCCCCTGAGATTAAAAAAGTTCAGAACGCGGAAGTCGGTAGCGCTAAAGCGCACAATGACCAACCCGCTGCTGAGAAAATGGCGAGCGCTATCAAATCGGATGCAAGTCGCCAACGCATGCTAACGTGGTTTGCTAGAGTGGGTATTAGCCCTTCCATGATGTCTCCTGATCCTAAAAAGCAAAAACATGCGCTAGAACGAAGGAAACAAATTCTAGAAACTCAAAAAGCGAGCAATCTTCAATCTGTTTTAAATATAGCACTAAATGTTTCAATCAACGAACAAACTAGCGATAATCTTGATGCAGATTGGTTTTTTGCTTTTAGTACCATGGCCGAAGAGATTTACAGCCAACCAATGCAAGAATTGTGGGGCAAGATTTTTGCCGTTGAGGTCGCCCGTCCCGGTAGTTTTTCACTTCGCACGCTACAGTTGCTCAAAACGCTGACGCACAGAGATGCAAAAGTATTTAATAAAGCCGTTAATGTAGCGAGTCGGAAAAGTAATGATACCGTACCGCGCATATTGGTGGGATATCATAAACGTAAAGGCTTGCTTTCGTTTCTTCGAAAACCCATTCCAGAACAGTTAAATCTGGCATCTGTCGGACTTAGTTATCCCGACCTATTATCGCTGCAGGAAATGAAATTAATTTACGCAAGTGAAATCGAGAGTGGGGAATATGTAGAGGGGCAGCAGGTAACATGGCGATGTGTTAATGAGAACATAACGCTAACTTGTAAAACGTCTGGGGTTGCTTTGGTGTATTACAAGTTTACTTCAGTAGGAAGTGAGCTTTACAAACTGGTTACTAAGTCTTCTAACGACACTTATCTACAAGAATTGAAAAAAGTATTGGGTGAGGTATTCAACATAAGTTAA
- a CDS encoding bifunctional diguanylate cyclase/phosphodiesterase, with protein sequence MSAMDYDNDELIFLDDDDSVTEPVLLGKDWNILIVDDDEEIHTVTRLALSDLIVNDRKLNYIHAYSAKEAKEKLHEFGNSIAIILLDVVMETDDAGFDVVKYIREDMKLYEPRIILRTGQPGYAPEEQVIKVYDINDYKTKTELTRSKLLTTIISSLRSYQQIITISQSRTGLEKIITSSANLFEEHSVKEFCEGVVTQISSLIGLDSEGLLCARAGSLLDQDDEQVYVLGAAGEYAKFINHPVADVNNIEIEENISRCLRLKKHIFEPTCSVLYISRAGFEAAVYVRQTHEISELDKNLLEVFLSSISVGYENVNLFHELRNAAFRDWLTRLPNRNEFINMLDKPHLFAGENFSVALIDVNHFSDVNDGLGQEVGNELLRAISTRFQTSFDGQVKKGRIGADVFGLIGPDELVCPEAINALFQSSFKVGDHTLPVNVTVGFCKLENKRHIGIEILKRTNIALNRAKKNLTDNFEYYAKDIEDQTTWRLDMIRQLRNDFAARKLELWFQPQVDLLNEKVVGMEGLLRWPDGEGGYISPAVFVPLAEYSGLIVDIGEWVLEESCRRLQALKEKGYGHLRVAVNISIPQFRDRLFVEKVKQALSKANCDPSLLELEITESVVMDEPQIVIDALRTLKEFGVQIAIDDFGTGFSSMSYLQQLPLDRLKVDRSFVKDIKPGASAVLAETIVTLGNKLGLLTIAEGVEKREQASYMIKLGCDEAQGYLYAKPMPFDALLAFLESHD encoded by the coding sequence ATGTCGGCAATGGATTACGATAACGACGAGTTAATTTTTTTAGATGATGATGATTCGGTTACAGAGCCAGTATTATTAGGCAAAGACTGGAACATTCTTATCGTCGATGATGACGAAGAGATTCACACGGTAACGCGTCTGGCGCTCTCTGACCTCATCGTAAACGATCGCAAATTAAACTACATCCACGCTTATTCTGCAAAGGAAGCTAAAGAAAAGCTTCATGAATTTGGTAACAGTATCGCTATCATTTTGCTTGATGTTGTTATGGAAACCGACGATGCAGGCTTTGATGTGGTTAAATATATTCGCGAAGACATGAAATTGTACGAGCCTCGTATCATCTTGCGTACAGGGCAGCCAGGTTATGCACCTGAAGAGCAAGTCATTAAAGTTTACGATATTAACGACTACAAAACGAAAACAGAACTTACGCGCTCCAAGCTACTAACCACCATTATTTCTTCGCTGCGCTCTTACCAGCAAATTATAACTATAAGCCAAAGTCGCACTGGGTTAGAAAAGATAATTACCTCGTCGGCTAATTTGTTTGAAGAGCATTCGGTCAAAGAGTTTTGCGAAGGGGTTGTCACCCAAATTAGTTCTCTTATTGGTCTCGACTCTGAAGGGCTATTATGTGCCCGTGCCGGCTCTCTTTTAGACCAAGACGACGAACAAGTATATGTTCTTGGAGCGGCGGGGGAATACGCGAAGTTTATCAATCACCCAGTCGCTGACGTTAATAACATTGAAATTGAAGAAAATATAAGCCGTTGTTTACGGCTTAAAAAGCATATATTTGAGCCAACCTGTTCTGTACTTTATATAAGTCGCGCTGGGTTCGAGGCTGCTGTTTACGTTAGGCAAACTCACGAAATAAGTGAATTGGATAAAAACCTATTAGAAGTTTTCTTATCTAGCATTTCGGTTGGCTATGAGAACGTCAATCTTTTCCACGAATTAAGAAATGCAGCTTTTAGAGATTGGTTAACCCGATTACCAAACCGCAATGAATTCATTAATATGTTAGATAAGCCGCACTTGTTTGCAGGAGAGAATTTTAGTGTTGCGCTCATCGACGTTAATCATTTTTCCGACGTTAACGATGGGCTAGGGCAAGAAGTTGGTAATGAATTATTGCGTGCAATCAGCACTCGTTTTCAAACATCGTTTGATGGTCAAGTCAAAAAAGGACGTATTGGTGCTGATGTTTTTGGTCTTATCGGTCCCGATGAGCTTGTCTGTCCAGAGGCTATAAATGCACTTTTTCAATCATCATTTAAAGTTGGTGACCACACGCTACCTGTGAATGTTACCGTCGGGTTTTGCAAGTTAGAGAACAAACGCCATATCGGCATCGAGATTTTAAAGCGGACTAATATTGCGCTAAACCGCGCTAAGAAAAATCTAACGGATAACTTCGAGTATTACGCTAAAGATATTGAGGATCAGACAACGTGGCGTTTGGATATGATCCGTCAACTAAGAAACGACTTTGCAGCGAGAAAGCTAGAGCTATGGTTTCAGCCGCAAGTAGATTTGCTCAATGAAAAAGTGGTGGGTATGGAAGGCCTGCTTCGCTGGCCTGATGGTGAGGGAGGGTATATCTCTCCAGCTGTCTTTGTCCCCCTTGCTGAATACTCTGGGCTTATCGTGGATATTGGTGAATGGGTACTCGAAGAGTCATGTCGCCGGTTGCAAGCGCTGAAAGAAAAGGGCTATGGACACCTCAGAGTTGCTGTGAATATATCTATTCCTCAGTTTCGCGATAGGTTATTCGTTGAAAAAGTGAAACAAGCACTTTCTAAAGCCAACTGTGACCCCAGTCTCTTAGAGCTTGAAATAACTGAAAGTGTAGTAATGGATGAGCCACAAATTGTGATAGATGCTTTGCGCACGTTGAAAGAGTTTGGTGTTCAGATTGCTATTGATGACTTTGGTACAGGCTTTTCTTCCATGAGTTATCTGCAGCAATTGCCATTAGATCGTTTGAAAGTCGACCGTTCTTTCGTTAAAGACATCAAACCGGGCGCAAGTGCAGTGCTTGCTGAAACTATAGTAACGTTGGGGAACAAGCTAGGCTTGCTCACCATTGCCGAAGGCGTGGAAAAAAGAGAGCAGGCAAGCTACATGATTAAACTAGGGTGTGATGAAGCCCAAGGTTATTTGTATGCGAAGCCCATGCCTTTTGATGCACTTCTAGCGTTTCTTGAATCACACGATTAA
- a CDS encoding uracil-DNA glycosylase family protein codes for MEEFLKGHNELVAKAKSCTLCAPHLPHKPNPIFNTSPSTKILIVGQAPGLKAHERGIAFNDPSGDRLREWLSVSRETFYNPRLISVLPMGFCFPGYKNGADAPPRKECAPTWHDEFHTYLKPKVTLYVGRYSQKYYLPQYRTLTEAVRTPTDTHFVLPHPSGRNNRWLAKNPWFKLDTIPRLQKAIASALSN; via the coding sequence TTGGAGGAATTTTTGAAAGGGCACAATGAATTGGTGGCCAAAGCAAAAAGTTGCACGCTGTGTGCGCCCCATCTACCTCACAAACCTAACCCCATTTTTAATACTTCACCATCCACCAAAATTCTTATTGTTGGGCAAGCACCTGGGCTTAAAGCTCACGAAAGAGGCATTGCATTCAATGATCCCAGCGGCGATCGGTTGCGTGAGTGGCTAAGTGTATCTAGAGAAACCTTTTACAACCCACGCTTAATTTCCGTGCTGCCCATGGGGTTTTGCTTTCCAGGGTATAAAAACGGTGCTGATGCCCCTCCAAGAAAAGAGTGCGCACCAACATGGCACGATGAATTTCATACCTATTTAAAGCCTAAAGTCACGCTTTACGTAGGTAGATATTCACAGAAATATTATTTACCGCAGTATCGAACTTTGACTGAAGCAGTGCGCACTCCTACAGACACGCACTTTGTTTTGCCTCACCCCTCTGGCAGAAACAACCGATGGCTTGCTAAAAACCCTTGGTTTAAGCTAGATACAATTCCTAGATTGCAGAAGGCTATTGCGTCAGCTTTATCAAATTAA